The following proteins are co-located in the Desulfonatronum thiodismutans genome:
- a CDS encoding DUF1007 family protein produces the protein MHRLRWISLFLAVTTLLFMTAQPARAHPHVWVDYGIEARFDAAGLVGFQHRWTFDEMFSSQIMEMFDADGDGVFSAEEIEEVRQGAFEYLSEYDYFIQIKVNGSPFHVASVTDFRASIQGHQVVYDFFVPCPIPAGAEPKTVHLLVADMEYFVDLGLKKDGLSISGQEHVTVRSAFHSSEAFSFWGGAWEPRHLTIEFQKSS, from the coding sequence ATGCACCGGCTCCGTTGGATCAGCCTCTTTCTGGCCGTGACCACGCTGCTCTTTATGACCGCTCAACCAGCCCGGGCCCATCCCCACGTATGGGTGGATTACGGCATTGAGGCCCGGTTCGACGCCGCGGGGCTGGTTGGCTTTCAGCACCGCTGGACATTTGACGAAATGTTCAGCAGCCAAATCATGGAAATGTTCGACGCGGACGGAGACGGCGTCTTTTCCGCCGAGGAAATCGAAGAGGTCCGCCAGGGAGCGTTCGAGTATCTGAGCGAATACGACTACTTCATTCAGATCAAGGTCAACGGCTCCCCCTTCCACGTGGCCTCGGTCACGGACTTCCGGGCCTCCATCCAGGGCCACCAGGTGGTCTACGACTTTTTCGTCCCCTGTCCCATCCCGGCCGGAGCGGAGCCGAAAACCGTGCACCTGCTGGTCGCGGACATGGAATATTTCGTGGACCTCGGTCTGAAAAAGGACGGCCTGTCCATCAGCGGCCAGGAGCATGTCACGGTACGTTCCGCGTTTCACAGCAGCGAGGCCTTTTCCTTCTGGGGCGGAGCTTGGGAACCCAGGCATCTCACCATAGAGTTCCAGAAATCGTCCTGA
- a CDS encoding branched-chain amino acid ABC transporter substrate-binding protein, producing MKKRLLLTVLAGLLALPLLIGQAHAQIRIGLMAPLTGSWASEGQAMKQIVDLLAEELNNAGGVLGQKVEIVAEDDAGDPRTAALAAQRLSTRGIVAVIGTYGSSITEASQNIYDENKIVQVATGSTAIRLSEKGLRYFFRTSPRDDEQGLVAATTLKDMGFGKVAILHDNTTYAKGLADEAQALLKDSDVEIVFFDALTPGERDYSAILSQLRARAPEVVLFTGYFPEAGLLLRQKKGMGWDVPFIGGDATNNPDLVSIAGKEAAESFMFLSPPVPQDLDSPEATSFMAAYRAKYNDDPASVWAVLAGDAFNVIVAAIKGSGSTEPDKIAEYLRTGLTDFEGLTGTIAFDDKGDRVGELYRVYKVDGEGRFILQP from the coding sequence ATGAAAAAACGACTGTTGTTGACTGTATTGGCGGGACTGCTGGCGTTGCCCCTGTTGATCGGCCAGGCCCACGCGCAGATCCGGATCGGTCTGATGGCGCCCTTGACCGGCTCCTGGGCCAGTGAAGGGCAGGCTATGAAGCAGATCGTGGATCTGTTGGCCGAAGAATTGAACAACGCCGGGGGCGTGTTGGGGCAGAAGGTGGAGATCGTGGCCGAGGACGACGCCGGGGATCCGCGTACGGCGGCTTTGGCTGCTCAGCGACTGTCCACCCGGGGCATCGTCGCGGTCATCGGAACCTACGGCTCCTCCATCACCGAGGCCAGCCAGAACATCTACGATGAAAACAAGATCGTCCAGGTGGCCACGGGCTCCACGGCCATTCGGTTGAGTGAAAAGGGCCTGCGGTACTTCTTCCGGACCTCCCCCCGGGACGACGAGCAGGGGTTGGTGGCGGCCACCACCCTGAAGGACATGGGCTTCGGCAAGGTAGCCATCCTGCATGACAACACCACCTATGCCAAGGGCTTGGCCGACGAGGCTCAGGCCTTGCTCAAGGATAGTGATGTGGAGATCGTCTTCTTCGACGCCCTGACCCCCGGCGAGCGGGATTACAGCGCCATCCTTTCCCAATTGCGCGCCCGCGCTCCCGAAGTCGTGCTCTTTACCGGCTACTTCCCTGAAGCCGGACTGTTGCTGCGTCAAAAGAAAGGCATGGGCTGGGACGTGCCCTTCATCGGCGGCGACGCCACCAACAATCCGGACCTGGTGAGCATCGCCGGGAAGGAGGCCGCCGAGAGTTTCATGTTCCTCAGCCCGCCCGTGCCCCAGGACCTGGACTCTCCCGAAGCCACCTCGTTCATGGCCGCTTATCGGGCCAAGTACAATGACGACCCCGCTTCGGTCTGGGCCGTGCTGGCCGGCGACGCGTTCAACGTCATCGTGGCCGCCATCAAGGGTTCCGGCTCCACCGAACCGGACAAGATCGCCGAGTATCTGCGCACCGGCTTGACCGATTTCGAAGGCCTGACCGGCACAATCGCCTTTGACGACAAGGGCGACCGGGTCGGCGAACTGTACCGCGTGTACAAGGTGGACGGCGAAGGCCGGTTCATTCTGCAACCGTAA
- a CDS encoding M16 family metallopeptidase, with product MTRPTTNPVLHPSISPAAFALLLLLGLFCGPTTSARAADFETWTTSNGLRVLFAPTPALPMLDIRLVFDAGSARDDQHGGLARMTNLALAFGTSELDADTVAERFESVGAQFSTSAARDMAIVRLRTLTEPDWMEAAVAAFVSLLANPAFPEDDLARARRQTLQALQRERQEPGAMASRKFYRMAYGDHPYAAHPVGTEQSVPTLKGPLVRDFFQRHYTAQNAVLALTGDLSMNAAQALSQRIGEALPQGERPAALPSPEMPSKPILEHIPFPSEQAHIFMGTPLLRLDDPDRFSLSVANHVFGGGGFTSRLFQDVRTERGLAYSVSSHIQPMAAEGPFLITMQTGVHQAANALNVLRDALAAFINDGVTEEELAASKDNIIGRFPLGLASNSDIAATLGMIGFYNLAPDYLTTYTDHVARVTREDAGDALARRLAMDRVVTVVVGGPDGLFQED from the coding sequence ATGACCCGTCCGACAACTAACCCGGTTCTTCATCCTTCCATCAGCCCGGCAGCCTTTGCCCTGCTGTTGCTGCTCGGCCTTTTTTGCGGGCCAACGACCTCGGCCCGGGCCGCTGACTTTGAAACCTGGACCACGTCCAACGGGCTGCGTGTGCTTTTCGCTCCGACCCCGGCTCTGCCCATGCTGGACATCCGGCTGGTCTTCGACGCCGGTTCGGCACGGGATGACCAGCATGGCGGACTGGCCCGGATGACCAACCTGGCCCTGGCCTTCGGCACATCGGAGTTGGACGCGGACACCGTGGCCGAACGCTTTGAGTCCGTGGGGGCTCAGTTCAGCACCAGCGCGGCTCGGGACATGGCCATCGTCCGCTTGCGCACCCTGACCGAGCCGGACTGGATGGAAGCCGCCGTGGCGGCCTTTGTTTCCCTGCTCGCTAACCCGGCCTTTCCCGAGGACGATCTGGCCAGGGCCCGCCGCCAGACCCTGCAAGCCCTGCAGCGGGAGCGCCAGGAGCCCGGGGCCATGGCTTCCAGGAAATTCTACCGTATGGCCTACGGCGACCATCCCTACGCCGCCCACCCAGTTGGAACGGAGCAGAGCGTTCCCACTTTGAAGGGGCCGCTGGTTCGGGATTTTTTTCAACGCCACTACACCGCGCAAAACGCCGTCCTGGCCCTGACCGGCGACCTGTCCATGAACGCCGCACAGGCATTGAGCCAACGCATCGGCGAGGCGCTGCCCCAGGGCGAACGACCAGCGGCCCTGCCCTCACCGGAAATGCCGTCCAAACCGATCCTGGAGCACATTCCCTTTCCCTCGGAGCAGGCCCATATATTCATGGGCACACCGCTCCTGCGCCTGGACGACCCGGACCGTTTTTCCCTGAGCGTGGCCAATCACGTTTTCGGAGGCGGCGGGTTCACCTCCCGACTCTTTCAGGACGTGCGCACCGAGCGCGGACTGGCCTACTCCGTTTCCAGCCACATTCAACCCATGGCAGCGGAAGGTCCGTTCCTGATCACCATGCAGACCGGGGTCCATCAGGCCGCAAACGCTTTGAACGTGCTGCGCGACGCCCTGGCCGCCTTCATCAACGATGGAGTGACCGAGGAGGAACTGGCCGCGTCCAAGGATAACATCATTGGCCGCTTTCCCTTGGGCCTGGCCTCCAACAGCGACATCGCGGCGACTTTGGGGATGATCGGATTCTACAACCTTGCGCCGGACTACCTGACCACGTACACCGACCACGTCGCGCGGGTCACTCGGGAAGACGCCGGAGACGCCCTGGCCCGTCGACTGGCGATGGACCGGGTGGTCACGGTGGTCGTGGGTGGGCCGGATGGTCTTTTTCAAGAGGATTAA
- a CDS encoding M16 family metallopeptidase has product MLKFKTLILICWFVVLSLPGQAQTQARADVVEHRLENGLTILVLPDPRAPVVINQIWYDVGSRHEHSGITGISHMLEHMMFRGSEAYPPGEFTRIIARLGGNQNAFTGQDFTAYYQVLGSAHWETAMAMEAERMHALRLTEEQFQPERDVVVEERRLTRDDRPTALLHEQFMAAAFLNSPYGHGVIGWMTDIENYTLEDVQAWYDVWYAPNNAVVVVVGDVDPDAVIEAAQRHYGPIPARPLPEIKPRTEVPQRGERRVVLRVSAELPHLTMGWKTPSIPTLLAADAAPDDAYALMVAAGVLGSGRSSRLDRELVRGQELALGAGAGYSGYSRLETLFTLSATPSSQSDIETLEQALLDQVRRLIEIPVDQAELQRVKAQVIASEVYRQDSLNARAFELGMLETIGLGWRIGEEYAERIRAVTAEDVQRVAGTYLIPDTRTVAILDPLPMPGMNGSASPNRQGPHHDPSDN; this is encoded by the coding sequence ATGCTTAAATTCAAAACTTTGATTCTGATTTGCTGGTTCGTGGTCCTGTCGCTTCCGGGCCAGGCCCAGACCCAGGCACGGGCCGACGTCGTGGAACACCGCCTGGAGAACGGGTTGACCATCCTGGTGCTGCCGGATCCCCGCGCTCCGGTGGTCATCAACCAAATCTGGTACGACGTCGGCTCCAGGCACGAGCACAGCGGCATCACCGGAATCTCCCACATGCTCGAACACATGATGTTCCGGGGCAGCGAAGCCTATCCGCCCGGCGAGTTCACCCGGATCATCGCCCGCCTCGGCGGCAATCAGAACGCCTTCACCGGCCAGGACTTCACGGCCTACTACCAGGTTCTGGGCAGCGCGCATTGGGAAACGGCCATGGCCATGGAGGCCGAGCGGATGCACGCCCTGCGCCTGACCGAGGAGCAGTTCCAACCGGAGAGGGACGTGGTTGTCGAGGAGCGTCGATTGACCCGGGACGACCGTCCCACTGCCCTGCTGCACGAACAATTCATGGCCGCGGCCTTTCTGAACAGCCCTTACGGCCACGGGGTGATCGGCTGGATGACCGACATCGAGAACTATACCTTGGAGGACGTCCAGGCCTGGTACGACGTCTGGTATGCTCCCAACAACGCCGTGGTCGTGGTGGTGGGCGACGTGGACCCGGACGCGGTGATCGAGGCGGCCCAGCGCCATTACGGACCTATTCCCGCCCGCCCCTTGCCGGAAATCAAACCTCGGACCGAGGTCCCCCAACGGGGCGAACGAAGAGTCGTCCTGCGGGTTTCAGCGGAGTTGCCCCACCTGACCATGGGTTGGAAAACTCCGAGCATTCCAACGCTTCTGGCCGCCGACGCCGCCCCAGACGACGCCTACGCTCTGATGGTCGCGGCCGGCGTCCTCGGCTCCGGACGCTCCTCCCGCCTGGATCGTGAACTGGTTCGCGGACAGGAACTGGCCCTGGGAGCCGGCGCCGGATACAGCGGATACAGTCGTTTGGAAACCTTGTTCACCCTTTCCGCGACCCCGTCATCCCAGTCCGACATCGAAACCCTGGAACAGGCCCTGCTGGACCAAGTTCGGCGTCTGATCGAAATCCCCGTGGACCAAGCCGAACTGCAGCGGGTCAAGGCTCAGGTCATCGCGTCGGAAGTCTATCGCCAGGACTCCCTGAACGCACGGGCCTTCGAACTGGGCATGCTGGAAACCATCGGCCTGGGATGGCGGATCGGCGAGGAGTACGCCGAGCGCATCCGGGCCGTGACCGCCGAGGACGTCCAACGCGTCGCCGGGACCTACCTGATCCCGGACACCCGCACCGTGGCCATCCTGGACCCATTGCCCATGCCCGGAATGAACGGCTCCGCCTCCCCAAACCGCCAAGGACCCCATCATGACCCGTCCGACAACTAA
- a CDS encoding ion transporter — protein MTITPSTTTRDRILNLVQNSRFQNAIIFVIIINGIVLGLETSAWAMELAGPLLLGIDRICLTIFIVEIGLKLYAQRRNFFREGWNVFDFLVVAISLVPSHGGLAVLRSLRVLRVMRMISALPNMRRVIAAMLHALPGVSSVAGIVGIIFYVGAVISTKLFSAAFPEWFGSIGGSLYTLFQIMTLESWSMGIVRPVMEVYPYAWMFFVPFIIVTTYTVINLVVGIIVGAMEEKAIEEGTKEDPAKVWLKLESRLEAMDAKLAELLKEKEGRTNGPR, from the coding sequence ATGACCATCACACCCAGCACCACCACCCGCGATCGAATCCTGAACCTCGTTCAGAACAGCCGATTTCAGAATGCTATTATTTTCGTGATTATCATCAACGGCATCGTTCTCGGCCTGGAAACCTCGGCTTGGGCCATGGAACTGGCCGGCCCGTTGCTTCTGGGCATCGACCGGATATGCCTGACCATTTTCATCGTAGAGATCGGACTGAAGCTGTACGCCCAGCGCCGAAACTTCTTCCGGGAAGGATGGAACGTGTTCGATTTCCTGGTGGTGGCCATCTCCCTGGTACCCAGCCATGGAGGATTGGCAGTGCTGCGATCGCTGCGCGTGCTGCGGGTGATGCGGATGATCTCCGCCCTGCCCAACATGCGCCGGGTCATCGCGGCCATGCTCCACGCCCTGCCCGGAGTCAGTTCCGTGGCCGGCATCGTGGGCATCATCTTCTACGTCGGCGCTGTGATCTCCACCAAACTCTTCTCGGCAGCCTTCCCCGAGTGGTTCGGCTCCATCGGCGGCTCGTTATACACCTTGTTCCAGATCATGACTCTGGAAAGCTGGTCCATGGGCATCGTCCGACCGGTGATGGAAGTCTACCCGTACGCCTGGATGTTCTTCGTGCCGTTCATCATCGTGACCACGTACACGGTCATCAATCTGGTGGTGGGAATCATCGTCGGGGCGATGGAGGAAAAGGCCATTGAGGAAGGGACAAAAGAGGACCCGGCCAAGGTCTGGCTGAAACTTGAAAGTCGCCTGGAGGCGATGGACGCCAAACTTGCGGAATTACTGAAGGAAAAAGAAGGGCGGACCAACGGTCCGCGCTAA
- the mreB gene encoding rod shape-determining protein codes for MFFQRFFSFMSKDLAMDLGTANTLVYTPKDGIVLNEPSVVALDNRSGNVLAVGREAKEFLGRTPKSIRAIRPLKDGVIADFEVTKEMIAYFVRKVIRGMRLVKPMIIIGVPAGITQVEKRAVIESGTQAGAREVRLIEEPMAAAIGAGLPIDQPIGNMVVDIGGGTTEVAVLSLSSVAYSESVRIAGDEMNEAIQRYVQDKYQMLIGENMSERVKIFIGSAYPLKTPLSIEVGGKNMVDGNPRTLTLHDAEIREAIQEPVNAIVLAVRRALEKTPPELVADVATNGLYLAGGGALLKGLDDRISESSHIQVIKDDDPLTTVVRGVGKVLEDQKRYASVFIN; via the coding sequence ATGTTTTTTCAACGTTTTTTTTCGTTCATGAGCAAGGACCTGGCCATGGACCTGGGTACGGCCAACACCCTGGTCTATACGCCCAAAGACGGGATTGTCCTGAACGAGCCGTCCGTCGTAGCCCTGGACAACCGAAGTGGAAACGTGCTTGCGGTGGGCAGAGAGGCCAAGGAGTTTCTGGGGCGGACCCCGAAAAGCATCCGGGCCATTCGTCCGCTGAAGGACGGAGTCATCGCGGACTTCGAGGTCACCAAGGAGATGATCGCCTACTTCGTGCGCAAGGTGATCCGAGGGATGCGGCTGGTCAAGCCGATGATCATCATCGGCGTGCCGGCGGGCATTACGCAGGTGGAAAAGCGGGCGGTCATCGAGTCCGGGACCCAGGCCGGAGCCCGGGAAGTCCGGTTGATCGAGGAGCCGATGGCCGCGGCCATCGGCGCGGGGTTGCCCATTGATCAGCCCATCGGGAACATGGTCGTGGACATAGGCGGCGGCACCACCGAGGTGGCCGTGCTTTCGCTTTCTTCCGTGGCCTACTCCGAGTCCGTGCGTATTGCCGGGGACGAGATGAACGAGGCGATTCAGCGGTACGTTCAGGACAAGTACCAGATGCTGATCGGTGAAAACATGTCTGAAAGGGTCAAAATTTTCATCGGCTCGGCTTATCCGTTGAAGACACCGCTTTCCATCGAAGTCGGGGGGAAAAACATGGTGGACGGCAATCCCCGCACCCTGACCTTGCATGACGCTGAAATCCGAGAGGCGATCCAGGAGCCGGTCAACGCCATCGTCCTGGCGGTTCGCAGGGCTCTGGAAAAGACCCCGCCGGAACTGGTGGCCGACGTGGCCACCAACGGCCTGTACCTGGCCGGAGGCGGAGCGCTGCTCAAGGGACTGGACGATCGTATTTCCGAAAGTTCCCATATCCAGGTGATCAAGGACGACGATCCGCTGACCACCGTGGTGCGTGGCGTGGGGAAGGTGCTTGAGGACCAGAAGCGGTACGCTTCTGTGTTCATCAATTAG